In a genomic window of Ranitomeya imitator isolate aRanImi1 chromosome 5, aRanImi1.pri, whole genome shotgun sequence:
- the LOC138681027 gene encoding zinc finger protein 318-like, which translates to MYRTPGRRALSPDSPVLYRDSPRSPEERSWSRGHSPARKPRSPSRRSRSPDRRGRSRLRSRSRPRGNSRSKSWSRAGRSRSRPRRSPPSPHRRRSPPSPQRRRSPDHEYRRERRRSPGRRSPSFRSSPARDPRTSGRRTRASPPQHDRYGDVKLLGNDSSLRSCSGDLHISSLPMPKKSILKKRPDVEPSSSDKSPQADMLLSSKDGRSVNSVGAGKSTEKSNLTSESPLSMVVKMDPLTPSTSNSSALAAAAQRPEAPLPQGSNPRTIAPANWTVSSSADFGVQRNVTSKAPLCDPKDSSKVTTHSSTTGNLSTKSSPKSQTAPFSGGSDFPKKKAADVAGSFLLPHDQDCKQSSLLSKTSDIKQSRSTEIDDEERFLYGDEEEKMAEQTKAQSDQTVSTPPVKSSENKQEFEKIHDLLKTIGLDIGVAEIGKLAVRTQERLHGKKVAPKITQPTAEQPQSGSMVNSAELKAKVSEPKEPEPKEPEPQVKAERKEEPAMKTEPVVKPVPKEPPPPVTLPSPAPIPKEKRQLNLKNPLPKETIAAPKVEVPVQLPIPCSVSEPTLSPISPSQIPVYPPYPHSPMVPGYSMPPSYNPYTPYVSYPTSSWTMYSPVPPQPPPAHIPPPLLPPISVPVSAPAPVYNPRSNLRVIETTEDLTDAKAAVKTDAKPTTSLATLLAERQADRKNKEAEKIKVLEELGSVRKEHKAKSESLKTISTKVEQLRIQQGILLRKKRREKDGHKDALLKELNNVLETAQKQINSLSEETNTAKQKQLQLTKVAEILGVSPTDLADKSDLKKEKGSPSCPALTKDSDNESRTSKSANDLKSRSNPVSDANAKSSSACGADTKILGATQQSNVTEKSEVQCKGRPPKPSPEQSPEPHSPRISKSRDKSQSKSQQPMTPSSNTPANAENPLLFEISEIFEYHDPGLHWCEDCNEICLTLLEFLLHLHDEKHKQSLKEVRRPWMRKKPQEPSSTKKPRVNVPLKGAEFLVPVNGHYCELCEETFPDHTAADDHLRTYAHNDKYKKYIEVHISYEVVRREKKKASLIAAQEMDQRIAEQKRKIAERKHKIAEHKFEVQACSKSKKLKKEEEEKKVKSKHHTTASSPSSDQRRNKTPEKDPAKNTTFGKFVWKTAENKTQAVVNSAKVEAAPIKPKEEEPKTLSLKQNAFVIKRLGKPSTLPGNASTPSHSTASTTITSTTSMTSTSASPPSTSTTQPKVRPNLPSLQSIRLPTPHVTMSKPAPLNTFLSIKSSNATSKSIPIVTNKPTGVFPENLASKAFRGEMVLFKESAQPKSKDKTPKMEPKKTDGQSMKPVEVTKGQDMFNVLVNKKETVERQEVKIEKESSVPKLPSSWISQKSNPFPATTSRTNIFGPIKPAASTGPAKVQYTPTTKSPVTNPAPSPISSTTSANSSLNNSTSGLSNNAKLDNTSNPTTPQTEKAGPTLKEENAVQKPEEATLSKPEKQMPQEVKASKFLMNPVTSQQEYLPTQQTKAKDPNLQNFEETKPLSTVVINRDDSNKAVSTPLLSLQKAKPTFNTTTKLNQKFKKAPLSLPSSLFGYVQDAGCKDIKIQKPKHGQDKTETLLIPPSGKVTSSLGTKQSPANPSALQQELDLYYKMIASEDDPEDLTTSEDQDLEVAPQPTSVARTLLQTKLESPSEKKVKLGRAHALVKTPIRPIVSGEDVDDYDMACEVPDAVSSSISQTSGWNLKHSNYASSNSQRPFSLASGKVSTNKDLYKDTSVTTVAASENSMEDMSVYVTCDSD; encoded by the exons GTACGGTGATGTGAAGCTATTGGGCAATGATTCCTCCTTACGTAGCTGCTCTGGGGACTTGCACATTTCATCTCTGCCCATGCCCAAGAAGTCCATCCTGAAGAAACGTCCAGATGTGGAGCCCTCCAGCTCTGACAAGTCTCCCCAG gctgACATGCTCTTGAGCAGTAAAGATGGCAGAAGTGTGAACTCTGTGGGGGCAGGGAAGAGCACAGAGAAGAGTAACCTGACCTCAGAAAGCCCCCTCTCTATGGTGGTAAAGATGGATCCCCTCACACCCAGCACCTCCAACTCTTCTGCTTTAGCAGCTGCAGCACAGAGACCGGAGGCTCCTCTTCCACAAGGCAGTAACCCGCGTACGATAGCGCCAGCAAACTGGACAGTAAGCAGCAGCGCAGATTTTGGGGTGCAACGAAATGTCACAAGTAAAGCCCCTCTATGCGATCCAAAGGACAGCTCCAAGGTGACCACACACTCATCCACTACAGGAAACCTTTCTACCAAGAGCTCCCCTAAATCTCAGACTGCTCCATTCAGCGGTGGGAGCGACTTCCCTAAGAAGAAGGCGGCTGATGTGGCAGGCAGCTTCTTGTTGCCTCATGACCAGGATTGCAAACAGTCTTCTCTCTTAAGTAAAACTTCAGATATCAAGCAGTCCAGATCCACCGAAATTGATGATGAGGAGCGCTTCCTTTATGGAGACGAGGAGGAGAAGATGGCAGAGCAGACAAAAGCTCAATCTGACCAAACGGTCTCCACTCCGCCAGTCAAGAGCTCCGAGAACAAGCAAGAGTTTGAGAAGATCCACGACCTGCTGAAGACCATTGGCCTGGATATTGGTGTTGCTGAAATCGGGAAACTTGCCGTCAGAACGCAAGAGCGGCTTCATGGGAAGAAAGTGGCACCTAAGATAACGCAGCCTACAGCTGAGCAGCCACAGAGCGGGTCCATGGTCAACTCTGCTGAGCTCAAGGCTAAAGTGTCTGAACCCAAAGAACCTGAACCCAAAGAACCTGAACCCCAAGTTAAAGCAGAAAGGAAAGAAGAACCTGCAATGAAGACTGAGCCAGTTGTAAAACCAGTCCCTAAAGAACCACCACCCCCAGTGACGCTGCCGAGCCCGGCCCCTATTCCTAAAGAGAAGCGTCAGCTTAATTTGAAGAATCCATTACCCAAAGAGACAATTGCAGCACCGAAAGTAGAAGTCCCTGTTCAACTGCCCATCCCCTGCTCTGTGTCCGAACCCACGCTTTCTCCAATAAGTCCCTCACAAATCCCGGTCTACCCTCCATACCCACATTCCCCAATGGTCCCTGGATATAGCATGCCACCTAGCTACAATCCCTATACTCCCTATGTGTCGTATCCCACATCCAGCTGGACTATGTACTCGCCAGTGCCCCCCCAACCACCTCCAGCACACATTCCACCACCACTGCTGCCTCCTATAAGTGTCCCTGTCAGTGCACCCGCCCCAGTGTACAACCCCCGTAGCAACCTGCGCGTCATTGAAACCACTGAAGATCTTACTGATGCTAAAGCCGCTGTCAAAACAGACGCCAAACCCACAACTTCATTAGCTACACTGCTGGCAGAACGACAAGCCGACCGCAAAAATAAAGAAGCTGAGAAAATTAAA GTCTTGGAGGAGCTGGGCTCTGTGAGGAAGGAGCACAAGGCCAAGAGCGAGAGCTTAAAGACCATCAGCACCAAGGTGGAGCAGCTGCGCATCCAGCAGG GTATACTCCTACGGAAGAAGCGACGCGAGAAGGACGGGCACAAGGATGCACTGCTGAAAGAACTGAATAATGTATTGGAGACTGCCCAGAAGCAGATAAACTCCCTCTCTGAGGAGACCAACACAGCAAAACAGAAGCAACTGCAGCTCACTAAGGTGGCGGAGATCCTGGGTGTCAGCCCCACGGATCTGGCTGATAAGAGCGACCTTAAGAAAGAGAAGGGAAGCCCAAGTTGTCCTGCGCTGACCAAG GACTCTGATAATGAATCGAGAACCAGTAAGTCAGCAAATGATCTGAAGTCTAGAAGCAACCCAGTGTCTGATGCGAATGCCaagagcagctctgcatgtggaGCTGACACAAAGATATTGGGGGCCACCCAGCAGTCCAATGTCACTGAGAAGTCAGAAGTCCAGTGTAAGGGCAGACCACCCAAGCCGAGCCCTGAGCAGTCCCCAGAGCCCCACTCACCTCGCATTTCAAAATCAAGAGACAAGTCACAGTCAAAAAGCCAACAACCCATGACACCATCATCCAACACACCCGCAAATGCTGAGAATCCTCTGCTTTTTGAGATATCTGAAATCTTTGAATATCATGACCCTGGCTTACATTGGTGTGAGGACTGTAATGAAATCTGCTTGACGCTGCTCGAATTCCTACTACACCTCCACGATGAGAAGCACAAGCAG AGTTTAAAAGAGGTGAGGCGACCATGGATGAGAAAGAAACCTCAAGAACCGAGCTCTACAAAGAAACCGAGAGTAAATGTTCCCCTGAAAG GTGCAGAATTCCTGGTCCCTGTTAATGGCCACTACTGTGAACTATGTGAGGAGACGTTCCCGGATCACACTGCTGCTGATGATCATTTGAGAACATATGCCCACAATGATAAGTACAAG AAATACATTGAGGTGCACATCAGTTATGAAGTGGTACGTCGGGAGAAGAAGAAGGCGAGCTTGATTGCTGCTCAAGAAATGGACCAGAGAATAGCAGAGCAGAAACGCAAGATTGCAGAGCGGAAACATAAGATTGCAGAGCACAAATTCGAAGTCCAAGCCTGTAGCAAATCTAAGAAGCtaaagaaggaagaagaagaaaagaaagtcAAATCCAAACATCACACAACTGCCTCTTCACCATCCTCCGATCAGAGGCGGAATAAGACACcagaaaaggatcctgcaaagaacACCACGTTTGGGAAGTTTGTATGGAAAACGGCAGAAAACAAAACCCAGGCTGTTGTCAACTCTGCAAAAGTGGAAGCTGCACCTATTAAACCGAAGGAAGAGGAGCCTAAAACTCTCAGTTTAAAGCAAAATGCTTTTGTCATAAAACGTCTGGGTAAACCTAGTACCCTGCCTGGAAATGCCTCTACTCCTTCCCATTCGACTGCCTCCACAACCATCACCTCTACTACTTCTATGACCTCAACATCTGCGTCACCTCCATCTACTTCCACAACACAACCAAAAGTTCGACCCAACCTGCCAAGTCTACAGAGTATCCGTTTACCGACCCCTCATGTAACAATGAGTAAACCTGCACCACTAAATACTTTCCTGTCTATAAAGTCCTCAAATGCAACATCAAAATCTATCCCAATAGTGACAAACAAACCCACAGGTGTCTTCCCTGAGAACTTGGCCTCCAAAGCTTTTAGAGGAGAAATGGTTCTATTTAAAGAGAGTGCACAGCCAAAATCCAAagataaaactccaaaaatggagcCTAAGAAGACAGATGGACAAAGCATGAAACCTGTAGAGGTGACAAAAGGACAAGACATGTTCAATGTCCTTGTTAATAAAAAAGAGACTGTAGAAAGGCAGGAGGTAAAAATTGAAAAAGAAAGCTCAGTCCCAAAGTTACCTTCAAGTTGGATTTCTCAGAAATCCAATCCTTTCCCCGCAACCACTTCACGTACCAACATCTTTGGTCCCATCAAACCAGCAGCAAGCACAGGACCTGCAAAGGTTCAGTACACCCCAACCACCAAGTCTCCTGTTACAAATCCAGCTCCATCTCCAATTAGCAGCACAACATCTGCTAATTCATCCTTAAACAATTCAACTAGTGGTTTGTCGAACAATGCGAAGCTAGACAACACTAGCAATCCCACTACCCCACAGACTGAAAAAGCTGGACCTACTCTAAAAGAGGAAAATGCAGTCCAGAAACCTGAAGAAGCAACTCTTAGCAAACCAGAAAAGCAGATGCCCCAAGAGGTTAAGGCCTCCAAGTTTTTAATGAACCCTGTAACGAGTCAGCAGGAGTATTTACCTACACAACAAACTAAAGCCAAGGATCCAAATCTCCAAAACTTTGAAGAAACAAAACCCTTGTCTACAGTGGTTATCAACAGGGATGATTCAAACAAAGCAGTGTCTACTCCTCTGCTATCCTTGCAGAAGGCAAAACCAACATTCAACACTACTACCAAACTCAATCAAAAATTTAAGAAAGCTCCATTGTCCCTGCCCAGTTCTTTGTTTGGTTATGTACAAGATGCTGGATGTAAAGACATCAAAATCCAGAAGCCCAAACATGGCCAAGACAAAACAGAGACTCTTCTGATTCCACCTTCTGGAAAGGTTACCTCCAGTTTGGGTACTAAACAAAGCCCTGCCAACCCCAGCGCATTGCAGCAAGaacttgacttgtattataagatgATCGCATCTGAGGATGATCCTGAAGACTTAACCACGTCTGAAGACCAAGACTTGGAAGTTGCCCCTCAGCCCACAAGTGTAGCTAGAACTCTCCTCCAGACAAAGTTAGAAAGTCCATCTGAGAAGAAAGTCAAATTAGGAAGGGCCCATGCTCTTGTGAAAACACCAATCAGACCAATTGTTTCTGGTGAAGATGTTGATGACTACGACATGGCGTGTGAAGTTCCTGATGCTGTTTCGAGTTCCATTTCCCAGACATCTGGCTGGAACCTCAAGCACTCCAATTATGCATCAAGTAACAGCCAGCGGCCATTTAGTTTGGCATCTGGAAAAGTTTCAACGAACAAAGACCTATACAAAGACACAAGTGTGACCACAGTGGCTGCATCAGAAAACTCCATGGAAGATATGTCTGTATATGTTACTTGTGATTCTGATTAA